A window of Daucus carota subsp. sativus chromosome 2, DH1 v3.0, whole genome shotgun sequence genomic DNA:
ACACGACTAGCTTCATCGGCGGAAGGCATTACTTTTCGCTTCCTCAATGGTGTTGATGTCGATACATTTACCGGAATTGTTTACTTCACTAGCTCTTCGACTACTTACGACATAAGGTATACGCAAACAGACACAATTTTTCCCATAAACTTCAACATTTTCTTTAAAGTTTTCACTTAAAGACCGCATCTGCAATTATACTTATAACGGAAGTAAGAGAAGCTTTTTTTAGTATCTGATATATGATTCGGATATTTATTTCTTATGCAGAAACATTACACAACCAGGTTTTCAACCGGACAAAAGTGGTCGCCTGCTAAAATATGATCCAAGCACAAAACAGGTGACTGTGTTATTACGTCAATTGTACGTGCCAATCGGACCAGCAGTGAGCCTAGACGGGTCATTTCTGGTGTTTTCAGAATATGGTAATAAAAGAATTTTAAGGTATTGGCTCAAAGGTTTACGAGCAAATACAGTTGAAGTTCTATTCACCGTTCCTGGATATCCAAGTAAAATAAAGAGAACTTCGATCGGAGATTTTTGGGTGCCTGTGAATATTATCAACCCGGCAACATTTATTGCCACGCCAATGGGATTCAGATTTAATAGTTTCGGCACGGTGGTTCAGAAAGTGGATTTCAGTTCTCAATATGCTAATCAGAATATCACTGTACTCAACGAGCAGAATGGAGTTTTACGTGTTGGTTGTCGTACCGTTAATTTCATTGGGATATATAGCCCTTAGATATGAACTACGATCATTCTGTAAAATGACTAGCATCAAATATGCTTGCTAGTTGCTGACTAAATAAACGAACACTTGTTTTAAAATGTTCTGGTTCTTTTTCTGAATGTGGGTATTAATTTGAGTAACAAATTGCTTGTGATATTTTATACAGTATTGTTTTTGGGCCTGAATCTTtcgaaaacaaaagaaaatttagagGGTATACATATAACATCAGATTCGTGATTTGTGCATGATTagtattt
This region includes:
- the LOC108208466 gene encoding protein STRICTOSIDINE SYNTHASE-LIKE 11, giving the protein MYKMISIFGFMITTIMLFVSSVVSQPRISFTKILLPPNTTSPESVAVDRRGNGPYVTLADGRVLKWLGPDFGFMDFATTSPDRTKDVCDGTLNPDLIFQCGRPLGFSFDTQTDNLYIVDGVLGLYVVGPNGGQATRLASSAEGITFRFLNGVDVDTFTGIVYFTSSSTTYDIRNITQPGFQPDKSGRLLKYDPSTKQVTVLLRQLYVPIGPAVSLDGSFLVFSEYGNKRILRYWLKGLRANTVEVLFTVPGYPSKIKRTSIGDFWVPVNIINPATFIATPMGFRFNSFGTVVQKVDFSSQYANQNITVLNEQNGVLRVGCRTVNFIGIYSP